A genomic segment from Chitinophaga flava encodes:
- a CDS encoding DUF4822 domain-containing protein, with protein sequence MKNLKKVTTVLLLAVCSAFFFSCSKDKDKDPEPKQLTPSETLASTPWETTNAKNNKGENVVLTDANVSNFVGFAYFKADGTFTMYNLDNSPKMHGDWTVSADGKTRTVVAKNDAGAVLFTRVVDITVLTKQEFTYRIYPNANDKTVYFDIIHTPTTHAEPKK encoded by the coding sequence ATGAAGAATCTGAAAAAAGTAACCACAGTTCTTTTGTTGGCGGTATGTAGCGCCTTTTTCTTTAGCTGTAGCAAAGACAAAGATAAAGATCCTGAACCGAAACAACTCACACCAAGTGAAACGCTTGCCAGCACCCCTTGGGAAACTACAAACGCAAAAAATAACAAAGGTGAAAACGTTGTTTTGACCGATGCAAACGTATCTAACTTTGTGGGCTTCGCTTATTTCAAAGCAGACGGTACATTCACCATGTACAACCTGGACAATTCACCAAAAATGCACGGCGACTGGACAGTTTCCGCTGATGGAAAAACCCGTACAGTCGTTGCTAAAAACGATGCCGGTGCAGTGCTGTTCACCCGTGTAGTTGATATTACCGTTTTGACTAAACAGGAGTTTACCTACCGTATTTACCCTAACGCCAACGATAAAACGGTATACTTCGATATTATCCATACACCAACAACCCACGCTGAACCTAAAAAGTAG
- a CDS encoding glycosyltransferase family 4 protein: protein MKIGFDAKRAFQNDTGLGNYSRTLISSLAAGFPEHQYYLFAPKKTDMYKAPGLPVILPEKTWHRWFKSAWRSRYVVKDLQRHGIDLYHGLSHEIPFGIPGSGVKSVVTMHDLIFERYPAQYNPIDVFTYRRKARYACDQADKVVAISEQTRQDLITYYHTDPEKIAVVYQSCDPAFAVPHTQTDIQAFRTRYQLPAQYFLYVGSVIERKNLLGIVTAMNTLKGSVDIPLVILGNGSGYKKKVKEYVHANGLSQQVIWLNEQERLPNSVLPLLYQGAEALLYPSLFEGFGIPILEALWSGTPVITSHGSCFGETGGDAALYVDPLSSADIATAMRRVLAEPSLVEDMRRKGLEHARLFTPEKCAADMMKVYNSLNK, encoded by the coding sequence ATGAAGATTGGTTTTGATGCCAAGCGAGCCTTCCAGAACGATACAGGGTTAGGAAATTATAGCCGTACCCTTATCTCTTCCCTGGCTGCTGGTTTCCCGGAGCACCAGTACTACCTGTTCGCTCCCAAAAAAACGGATATGTACAAAGCACCGGGCCTTCCGGTGATATTACCTGAAAAAACCTGGCACCGCTGGTTTAAGTCGGCATGGCGCAGCCGTTATGTCGTAAAAGATCTGCAACGTCATGGAATAGACCTCTACCATGGCCTCAGCCATGAAATACCTTTCGGTATCCCCGGCAGTGGTGTGAAGTCCGTCGTTACTATGCACGACCTGATTTTTGAAAGGTATCCTGCACAGTACAACCCGATAGATGTGTTCACCTACCGGCGCAAAGCGCGCTATGCCTGTGATCAGGCCGACAAGGTGGTAGCCATCAGCGAACAGACCCGACAGGACCTGATCACCTATTACCATACAGACCCGGAAAAAATAGCGGTCGTGTACCAGAGCTGTGATCCTGCTTTTGCGGTACCCCATACCCAAACAGATATCCAGGCTTTCCGTACCCGCTATCAGCTGCCTGCGCAATATTTCCTCTACGTTGGCTCCGTGATCGAGCGGAAAAATCTGCTTGGTATTGTAACGGCCATGAATACACTGAAAGGATCAGTCGATATACCCCTTGTGATACTGGGCAACGGCAGTGGTTATAAGAAAAAGGTAAAAGAATACGTGCATGCTAACGGACTCTCTCAACAGGTGATATGGCTCAATGAACAGGAGCGTTTGCCCAACAGTGTATTACCTTTGCTGTACCAGGGAGCTGAAGCGTTGTTATATCCTTCTCTCTTTGAAGGTTTCGGTATCCCCATCCTGGAAGCACTCTGGAGTGGTACACCAGTCATCACTTCCCATGGCTCCTGTTTTGGGGAAACTGGTGGAGATGCTGCCCTGTATGTTGATCCACTCAGTAGTGCCGATATTGCCACGGCCATGCGCCGGGTACTGGCAGAACCTTCACTGGTGGAAGATATGCGCCGCAAAGGCTTGGAACATGCCCGCCTGTTTACACCGGAAAAATGTGCAGCGGATATGATGAAGGTGTACAACAGCCTGAATAAATAA
- a CDS encoding L-threonylcarbamoyladenylate synthase translates to MDFEQDINAALPVLRNGGLILYPTDTIWGIGCDATNEAAVKKIFDLKQRSESKSLVILLPDVRDLLHYVSNPRPDMADVIAGFDRPTTVIYEGALGLAPNVISEDQSVAIRIVKDTFCRHLLKRLRKPMVSTSANISGQPSPGSFQDISPEIINGVDYVVKYRQEETAFGVASRIIRIGKDGSIAIIRD, encoded by the coding sequence ATGGATTTTGAACAGGATATAAATGCCGCCTTGCCCGTACTACGCAATGGTGGCCTTATTCTTTACCCTACAGATACAATCTGGGGAATAGGCTGCGACGCTACCAATGAAGCGGCCGTAAAAAAAATCTTTGACCTGAAACAACGCAGCGAAAGCAAAAGCCTGGTCATACTGCTACCCGATGTGCGTGATCTGCTGCATTATGTTTCCAATCCCAGACCCGACATGGCTGATGTGATCGCCGGCTTCGACCGGCCTACGACAGTAATATATGAAGGCGCCCTGGGCCTGGCACCCAATGTAATCAGCGAAGATCAGTCTGTGGCTATCCGCATTGTGAAAGACACCTTCTGCCGCCACCTGCTCAAAAGGCTGCGTAAACCCATGGTGTCTACTTCTGCCAATATCAGCGGTCAGCCATCTCCCGGTTCTTTTCAGGATATTTCGCCTGAAATTATCAACGGAGTGGATTACGTGGTAAAATACCGCCAGGAAGAAACCGCTTTCGGCGTGGCCTCCAGGATCATCCGCATAGGAAAAGACGGATCGATCGCGATAATCCGGGATTAA
- a CDS encoding OmpP1/FadL family transporter produces the protein MAQSSNDALLYSPNQPFGTARAQALGGAGVGLGGDYSSAHTNPAGIGMFKTGEFLISAGLGITNNNSTYLGNGSMDNKGSKTNFQMPSIGVIFATNKHTGDNVWNNVTFSLGYTRLANYNNKIAIAGYNDVSSYTDTWVDQMWNADSTGIVNDYPLGGSIGYLSAVIDRYRHSNGIVDPMSNASPQRPTGGLTAIQQRGILETQGGLNEFAFAVAGNYGNRLYIGGSINVPSVNYRADLTVMEDDATNNGANKPNNDFAYFDYHQYLKRTGLGIGAKLGILYKASPRFRLGGAFHTPTFYSLHDSYSADITANTEGYQGVLSANSGQVTGGYPVDNDYTYVTPLRAMAGVTYFFGDITHVSNTQGFITADYEFVNQSSGKFKMNKYPDDEKALNDNISALYKSVSNIKVGAELKFATLYAVRAGFAYYGNPYSNDSYNANVDASRKVYSGGLGYRNKGLYADLTYSYTQGNDRYRLYTSTTPGLTPNAALLDYTRSNVVMTVGLKF, from the coding sequence ATGGCGCAGAGCTCGAATGACGCACTGCTCTACTCACCCAACCAACCCTTCGGGACAGCAAGAGCACAGGCATTGGGAGGCGCAGGCGTTGGTCTGGGCGGTGATTACTCTTCAGCACACACCAACCCTGCCGGTATCGGCATGTTCAAAACAGGCGAATTTCTGATATCTGCCGGTCTGGGGATTACCAATAACAACTCCACCTACCTGGGAAATGGTTCGATGGACAACAAAGGCAGCAAAACCAACTTCCAGATGCCCAGCATCGGTGTTATCTTTGCTACCAACAAACACACCGGTGACAACGTTTGGAACAACGTGACCTTTTCACTGGGCTATACCCGCCTGGCCAACTATAACAACAAAATTGCCATCGCGGGATATAATGACGTTTCTTCTTATACCGACACCTGGGTGGACCAGATGTGGAACGCTGATTCTACCGGTATCGTGAACGACTATCCGTTGGGTGGCAGTATCGGCTACCTCTCCGCTGTCATCGACCGCTACCGCCATTCAAACGGCATCGTAGACCCGATGAGCAACGCCTCTCCACAACGGCCTACCGGCGGACTCACCGCCATCCAGCAACGTGGTATCCTTGAAACACAAGGTGGCCTCAACGAATTTGCCTTCGCCGTTGCAGGCAACTATGGTAACCGTTTATACATCGGCGGTAGTATCAACGTACCGAGTGTCAACTACCGTGCAGACCTTACCGTAATGGAAGATGATGCTACCAATAACGGCGCGAACAAACCCAACAACGACTTTGCCTATTTCGACTACCATCAGTATCTGAAAAGGACTGGTCTGGGTATCGGCGCCAAACTGGGTATACTTTACAAGGCCTCTCCCCGCTTCAGATTAGGCGGCGCCTTCCACACACCCACCTTCTACAGCCTGCATGACAGCTATTCTGCTGACATCACCGCCAACACGGAAGGTTATCAAGGTGTACTGTCTGCCAATTCCGGCCAGGTAACCGGCGGCTATCCAGTAGACAATGACTATACTTATGTTACTCCATTGCGCGCAATGGCCGGTGTTACCTACTTCTTCGGTGATATCACCCATGTCAGCAATACACAGGGCTTCATCACCGCTGATTATGAATTCGTCAACCAATCATCCGGTAAATTCAAGATGAATAAATACCCTGATGATGAAAAAGCACTGAACGACAATATCAGCGCCCTGTACAAATCAGTGTCCAATATCAAAGTGGGCGCCGAACTGAAATTTGCTACCCTGTATGCAGTAAGAGCCGGTTTTGCCTACTACGGCAACCCTTACAGCAATGACAGCTACAATGCCAACGTAGACGCTTCCCGTAAAGTATACAGCGGCGGCCTCGGCTACCGTAACAAAGGCCTCTATGCAGACCTTACCTACAGCTATACGCAGGGTAATGACCGTTACCGCCTCTACACCAGCACCACGCCGGGTTTAACACCCAATGCCGCCCTGCTGGATTATACCCGTAGCAATGTGGTAATGACCGTCGGTCTTAAGTTCTAA
- a CDS encoding coiled-coil domain-containing protein: MKALLILATATLGIGATAQAQNAHRLMHDAHDIKHDRHDIHKDVKEIRGEKKDIAKDKADLNKDRKDATKDRTDLNKDNKDIAHDKAEIRQERTEQNADVKKGDYKDAWKEQKDINAERKDINKDRADRNADFKDLKKDRKDINSDKRDLGKDRQQLKHERKDLQQDKKDLNKDKQQLIKDASSN, encoded by the coding sequence ATGAAAGCACTTTTGATTTTAGCTACTGCCACTTTAGGAATTGGTGCTACTGCACAAGCACAGAATGCTCACCGCTTAATGCACGATGCACATGATATCAAACATGATCGTCATGATATCCATAAAGATGTTAAAGAAATCCGTGGTGAGAAAAAAGACATCGCAAAAGATAAGGCTGATCTGAACAAAGACCGCAAAGATGCTACTAAAGACAGGACAGACCTGAACAAAGACAACAAAGACATCGCCCACGATAAAGCAGAGATCAGACAGGAACGCACTGAACAGAATGCTGACGTGAAAAAAGGCGACTATAAAGATGCATGGAAAGAGCAAAAAGACATTAATGCAGAAAGGAAAGATATCAACAAAGACAGGGCTGATCGTAATGCCGACTTCAAAGACCTGAAGAAAGACCGCAAAGACATCAACAGCGATAAACGCGACCTGGGTAAAGACAGACAACAACTGAAACACGAACGTAAAGACCTGCAACAGGATAAAAAAGACCTGAACAAAGATAAGCAGCAGCTCATCAAGGATGCAAGTTCTAACTAA
- the miaA gene encoding tRNA (adenosine(37)-N6)-dimethylallyltransferase MiaA: MKTVIIIAGPTASGKTALAIKLAQLFGTSVISADSRQCYREISIGTAKPTPEELSAVPHYFIDSHSIREEVNAGIYEQLALQYAAEIFQKNDVAIMCGGTGLYIRAFCEGIDDMPAIPPGIREMLNARYEEHGLSWLQEQLRQRDPQFYATAETQNPQRLIRALEVLEATGQSITTFRTAVKAQRDFRIIKIGLTPSKEKLHENIHKRVDLMMAAGLVEEVKSVLPYRQHNALRTVGYQEIFDYLDGKLSLEQAVEDIKTHTRQYAKRQLTWFRKDKEYQWFDPTETMIETIIADIL, translated from the coding sequence TTGAAGACAGTCATTATCATAGCAGGACCCACCGCTTCCGGCAAAACAGCGCTGGCCATAAAACTGGCGCAGTTGTTCGGTACATCGGTAATATCTGCTGATTCAAGGCAGTGTTACCGCGAAATCAGCATCGGCACGGCCAAACCTACACCGGAAGAGCTGTCCGCAGTGCCGCATTATTTTATCGATTCCCATTCCATCCGTGAAGAAGTGAATGCCGGTATCTATGAACAGCTGGCCCTGCAGTATGCCGCAGAAATCTTCCAAAAAAATGATGTGGCCATTATGTGTGGGGGCACGGGACTGTATATACGCGCTTTCTGCGAAGGTATCGACGACATGCCCGCTATACCACCCGGTATCCGGGAAATGCTGAATGCCCGCTACGAAGAACACGGACTCTCCTGGCTACAGGAACAACTCCGCCAACGGGACCCGCAGTTTTATGCCACGGCCGAAACGCAGAATCCCCAACGCCTTATCAGGGCGCTGGAAGTGCTGGAAGCCACCGGACAGTCGATCACCACTTTCCGCACGGCCGTAAAAGCACAAAGAGACTTCCGCATCATTAAAATCGGACTTACACCGTCCAAAGAAAAGCTCCATGAAAATATCCATAAAAGGGTAGATCTCATGATGGCTGCCGGACTCGTGGAAGAAGTAAAAAGCGTATTGCCCTACCGCCAGCACAATGCTCTCCGGACAGTAGGCTATCAGGAAATATTCGATTACCTGGATGGCAAACTATCCCTCGAACAAGCCGTAGAGGATATTAAAACACATACCCGCCAGTATGCCAAAAGGCAACTGACCTGGTTCAGAAAAGACAAGGAATACCAGTGGTTCGACCCTACAGAAACAATGATAGAGACGATCATTGCTGATATTTTATGA
- a CDS encoding serine hydrolase domain-containing protein, protein MLCKNCLWISLFLLHVSAVLAQSQNTWKTSSPEEQGMSSLLLANAIKQIKHDGTNIHSLLVIKNNHLVLDASFYPFKSTYAHDLASVTKSITSLLIGIAIDKKFISSENEPIVNFFPEYKINNDTLKSVRIKDLLNMSSGFQCSWDDGERELGEMRKTTDWVKFMLTLRFANNPDAQFSYCSGNFYLLAEILQRATKMSCHGFAQKYLFKPLDFGASYWLTNYKGVNHGWGDLHISIYDFAKIGCLILNGGEWNGKQIISKQWLNKIQPLHKIQKTEFYGYGWWLDSESPDLVQAIGRGGQRLFIFKTRNMVIATDGGGGYDSGKLDDIVLQAIEKYDKNENNYALLQKTTKNISLPDTSTTTPEAFPQNGLNKTFLLDNNEMGLRSMRFEKRKTGYYMTVRFADSSVEDNPIGMNNQYKISKEHTFGLPMATKGKWANDTLFIDYNRLCRIENYKFSIIFKENDAMEIRLTEASKDINQIIRAKKM, encoded by the coding sequence ATGTTATGCAAAAATTGTTTGTGGATATCCTTATTCTTGCTGCACGTTTCTGCAGTTTTAGCTCAATCTCAAAACACATGGAAAACTTCGTCTCCCGAAGAGCAGGGAATGAGTTCATTATTGCTTGCAAATGCCATAAAGCAGATTAAGCATGACGGCACCAATATTCACAGTCTCTTAGTCATCAAAAACAATCATCTTGTTCTTGACGCTTCTTTCTACCCATTCAAAAGCACCTACGCGCATGATCTCGCGTCGGTCACTAAAAGTATTACATCATTGTTGATCGGTATAGCAATAGATAAGAAATTTATCAGCAGCGAAAATGAACCGATTGTAAATTTTTTTCCAGAATACAAAATCAACAATGACACGCTGAAATCCGTAAGAATAAAGGATCTACTCAATATGTCTTCTGGTTTTCAATGCAGCTGGGATGACGGGGAAAGGGAGTTAGGCGAAATGAGAAAAACCACAGACTGGGTTAAATTTATGTTGACATTGCGATTTGCAAATAATCCTGATGCGCAATTCTCTTATTGCAGTGGTAATTTTTATTTGCTCGCAGAAATTCTGCAAAGGGCTACCAAAATGAGCTGTCATGGATTTGCCCAAAAATATCTTTTTAAACCACTGGATTTTGGAGCATCTTACTGGCTTACCAATTACAAAGGAGTTAATCACGGCTGGGGCGATCTGCACATTTCCATTTACGACTTTGCAAAAATTGGCTGTCTTATTTTGAATGGAGGGGAATGGAACGGCAAACAGATTATTTCAAAGCAGTGGCTTAACAAAATACAGCCGTTGCACAAGATCCAAAAGACAGAGTTTTACGGGTATGGCTGGTGGCTGGATAGTGAAAGCCCTGACCTAGTGCAGGCGATAGGCAGAGGCGGGCAACGCTTATTTATTTTTAAAACCAGAAACATGGTGATAGCCACAGACGGAGGCGGCGGATATGACAGCGGAAAGCTAGACGACATTGTTTTGCAGGCTATTGAGAAATATGATAAAAATGAAAACAACTATGCATTGTTGCAAAAGACAACTAAAAATATTTCCTTACCTGATACATCAACCACAACACCGGAGGCTTTCCCCCAAAATGGATTAAACAAGACTTTTTTGCTCGACAATAATGAGATGGGTTTGCGGAGCATGCGTTTTGAGAAGAGAAAAACCGGCTATTATATGACAGTTCGTTTTGCAGACAGTTCTGTAGAAGACAATCCGATCGGAATGAATAATCAATATAAAATCTCTAAGGAACATACTTTCGGACTACCTATGGCCACTAAAGGGAAATGGGCAAATGACACCCTCTTTATTGATTACAACAGGCTATGCAGGATTGAGAACTATAAGTTTTCCATCATTTTTAAAGAAAATGACGCTATGGAAATCAGGCTGACGGAAGCTTCAAAGGACATCAACCAAATTATACGTGCAAAGAAAATGTAG
- a CDS encoding 2,3,4,5-tetrahydropyridine-2,6-dicarboxylate N-succinyltransferase — translation MDLQQQILAAWADRSLLQETQYADAVKAVIEAVDKGKLRVAMPTENGWVVNEWVKQAILMYFTIQPMETMTLPPFEFYDKMKLKTNYKDLGVRVVPHAIARYGAFIAKGCILMPSYVNIGAYVDEGTMVDTWATVGSCAQIGKNVHLSGGVGIGGVLEPLQASPVIIEDGCFVGSRCIVVEGVHVEKEAVLGANVVLTQSTKIIDVSGSEPIEYKGRVPARSVVIPGTYTKKFPAGEYQVSCALIIGQRKASTDLKTSLNDTLREFNVAV, via the coding sequence ATGGATTTACAACAACAAATACTGGCTGCCTGGGCTGATCGCAGCCTTTTACAGGAAACGCAGTACGCTGATGCTGTTAAAGCAGTGATTGAAGCAGTAGATAAAGGGAAACTGAGAGTGGCTATGCCCACAGAAAATGGCTGGGTAGTGAATGAGTGGGTAAAACAGGCTATCCTGATGTATTTCACCATTCAACCGATGGAAACGATGACGCTTCCTCCTTTCGAGTTTTATGATAAGATGAAGCTGAAGACCAACTATAAAGATTTGGGTGTACGTGTTGTTCCGCATGCGATTGCCCGTTATGGTGCTTTTATTGCCAAAGGTTGTATTCTGATGCCTTCATATGTTAACATCGGTGCTTATGTAGACGAAGGTACGATGGTAGACACCTGGGCAACGGTAGGCTCCTGCGCACAGATCGGTAAAAACGTGCACCTGAGCGGTGGCGTGGGTATCGGCGGCGTACTGGAACCACTGCAGGCCAGCCCTGTGATCATCGAAGACGGCTGTTTTGTGGGCTCCCGCTGCATCGTAGTAGAAGGTGTACACGTAGAGAAAGAAGCTGTACTGGGTGCTAACGTAGTGCTGACACAGTCTACCAAAATCATTGATGTGAGCGGTAGCGAGCCTATTGAATACAAAGGCCGTGTACCAGCCCGCAGCGTGGTGATCCCAGGTACCTACACCAAAAAATTCCCTGCCGGCGAATACCAGGTGTCCTGCGCACTGATCATTGGTCAGCGTAAAGCATCTACCGACCTGAAAACAAGTCTGAATGACACCCTGCGTGAGTTTAACGTAGCGGTATAA
- a CDS encoding CCA tRNA nucleotidyltransferase → MISSKPLDIPCSLQERKVLEKIALAAHDLGTPAYLIGGFVRDKLLGRRTKDMDIVCVGDGIALAHKVAEALGDNIPVSFFKTYGTAQVKWNDLEIEFVGARKESYRQESRNPEVTAGTLEDDQNRRDFTINALAISLKEDNYGSLIDPFQGLEDLDKKIIRTPLEPAQTFSDDPLRMMRAVRFASQLQFTITDEAFTAIRENAERIRIISQERISDEFNKIMLSPKPSVGLDLLYKAGLLKIIFPQMVDMIGVEMYEGKGHKDNFYHTLQVVDNIAVNTRDLWLRWAALLHDIGKPATKKFEPGHGWTFHGHDAVGGKMVTRIFTRFKLPLHDKMRLVKKLVELHLRPISLTKENITDSAIRRLLFDAGDDIESLMMLCEADITSKNRSKVKRYLENFELVRKRLKEVEESDRIRNWQPPVTGEMIMEIFALKPGRIVGDLKNAIREAILDGEIPNTYEAAYAFMLEKAKALDLTPVK, encoded by the coding sequence ATGATCAGCAGCAAGCCATTAGACATTCCCTGCTCCCTGCAGGAACGGAAAGTGTTGGAGAAGATTGCGCTGGCAGCCCATGACCTGGGTACGCCTGCCTATCTGATCGGAGGCTTCGTACGCGATAAATTATTGGGTAGAAGAACAAAAGATATGGATATTGTGTGCGTGGGCGATGGTATCGCCCTGGCACATAAAGTGGCAGAGGCCCTCGGTGATAATATTCCGGTCAGTTTCTTTAAAACCTATGGCACCGCCCAGGTGAAATGGAATGACCTGGAAATTGAATTTGTAGGCGCCCGGAAAGAAAGCTATCGCCAGGAGTCCCGTAACCCCGAAGTGACAGCCGGTACTCTGGAAGATGACCAGAACCGCCGCGATTTTACCATCAACGCACTGGCCATCAGCCTGAAAGAAGATAACTACGGCTCCCTCATAGATCCATTCCAGGGGCTGGAAGATCTCGACAAAAAAATCATCCGTACCCCCCTGGAACCAGCACAAACATTCAGCGACGATCCGCTGCGTATGATGCGGGCTGTCCGTTTTGCCTCCCAACTGCAGTTTACTATTACCGACGAAGCCTTCACGGCCATCCGGGAAAATGCAGAACGTATCCGTATTATCTCCCAGGAAAGGATCTCCGATGAATTCAATAAAATCATGCTGTCCCCCAAACCCTCTGTGGGCCTCGACCTGCTCTATAAAGCAGGCCTGCTCAAAATCATTTTCCCCCAGATGGTGGACATGATAGGGGTGGAGATGTATGAAGGTAAAGGACATAAAGACAACTTTTATCATACCTTGCAGGTGGTAGACAATATCGCGGTTAATACCCGCGATCTCTGGCTCCGCTGGGCTGCCCTCCTGCATGATATCGGCAAACCAGCCACCAAAAAATTTGAACCAGGCCACGGATGGACCTTTCACGGCCACGATGCAGTAGGCGGAAAAATGGTGACCCGTATCTTTACCCGGTTTAAATTACCCCTGCATGATAAAATGCGCCTGGTGAAAAAACTGGTAGAACTACACCTGCGTCCGATCAGCCTCACCAAGGAAAATATTACCGACTCGGCTATCCGCAGACTACTGTTCGATGCCGGAGATGATATCGAATCACTCATGATGCTGTGCGAAGCCGATATCACCTCTAAAAACAGGTCCAAAGTAAAACGCTACCTCGAAAATTTTGAACTGGTCCGTAAAAGACTCAAAGAAGTAGAGGAAAGTGATCGTATCCGCAACTGGCAGCCTCCTGTCACCGGCGAAATGATCATGGAAATATTCGCATTGAAGCCCGGCCGGATTGTGGGTGACCTGAAAAACGCCATCCGGGAAGCTATCCTTGATGGTGAAATCCCCAACACCTACGAAGCTGCCTACGCTTTTATGCTCGAAAAAGCAAAAGCCCTGGATCTTACCCCAGTTAAATAA
- a CDS encoding IS1096 element passenger TnpR family protein — protein sequence MPVLKFRVYWEEDESVYRDISIKPNQTFLALHTAILQAFEFDTKHGATFFRSNDNWQRGREIILQEDKQPRKVEPLLMSETTIADAVKAPNQKFIYLYDFAKNWSFLVELIGVSKDENAKLTYPVCVRKEGLAPSQYGTKGLVGDKLVEMEEKYDLNKEGMDEEGFGEEGEESEEASDGGDEFGAGEDENNY from the coding sequence ATGCCGGTTTTGAAATTCAGAGTATACTGGGAAGAAGATGAAAGTGTTTACAGGGACATTTCCATTAAGCCGAATCAGACGTTTTTAGCCTTACATACGGCCATTTTACAGGCTTTTGAATTTGACACCAAACATGGAGCTACCTTTTTCCGCAGCAACGACAACTGGCAACGCGGCCGGGAAATTATTCTGCAGGAAGATAAACAGCCCCGTAAAGTTGAACCGCTGCTCATGTCGGAAACAACTATCGCTGACGCAGTAAAGGCTCCCAACCAGAAATTTATCTACCTCTATGACTTCGCCAAAAACTGGTCATTCCTGGTAGAACTGATAGGCGTGTCCAAAGATGAAAACGCCAAACTCACCTATCCCGTTTGTGTACGCAAGGAAGGCCTGGCCCCCAGCCAATACGGCACCAAAGGCCTCGTAGGCGACAAACTTGTGGAAATGGAGGAAAAATATGACCTCAATAAAGAAGGTATGGACGAAGAAGGCTTCGGTGAAGAAGGAGAAGAAAGCGAAGAAGCCAGCGACGGCGGCGATGAATTCGGTGCCGGTGAAGATGAAAACAACTACTAG
- a CDS encoding AraC family transcriptional regulator has protein sequence MKIYDDTGYIPVLGLQEFRKGQLAGREEFLFNELHGERHIDKPHKHDFFIINLFESAKGVHNIDFHDYPIGNKQIHVLFPGQVHTWSIKPDTTGYQLMIQQNFFERFASFFRFSFSNYMNHPVIPLTNDNFKLLKYEFDAIRDELNSPNSVQEIISARAAVIAAIVSKEAESLFTDLKVFQSNPRLAKFNMLIDKFYKQEKLVGFYASKLHISANYLNILCKSHLHVSATKLIQQRVLLEAKRLLQTTDLSIKEIAFELGFVDHAYFSNFFKAQAGITPTQFREG, from the coding sequence ATGAAGATTTATGATGATACAGGCTATATTCCTGTTTTAGGGCTCCAGGAATTCAGGAAAGGCCAGCTGGCTGGCAGGGAGGAATTCCTCTTCAACGAACTGCATGGTGAGCGGCATATCGACAAGCCCCATAAGCATGACTTTTTTATCATCAATCTGTTCGAATCAGCAAAAGGGGTTCATAATATCGACTTCCACGACTATCCAATCGGGAATAAACAAATCCATGTATTGTTTCCCGGACAGGTACATACCTGGAGTATCAAGCCTGATACAACAGGTTATCAGCTGATGATACAGCAGAATTTTTTCGAGCGCTTCGCATCATTCTTCCGTTTTTCGTTTTCGAATTATATGAATCATCCGGTGATTCCGCTGACTAACGATAATTTTAAATTGCTGAAGTATGAATTTGATGCGATCAGAGATGAACTTAATTCGCCAAACTCAGTACAGGAGATTATCAGCGCTAGGGCTGCTGTTATTGCAGCGATTGTAAGTAAGGAAGCAGAGAGTCTTTTTACTGATTTGAAAGTGTTCCAGTCTAATCCGAGGCTAGCGAAATTCAATATGCTGATTGATAAATTTTACAAACAGGAAAAGCTGGTTGGATTCTATGCTTCAAAGCTGCACATCTCTGCAAACTATTTGAATATTCTTTGTAAAAGCCATCTTCATGTATCAGCAACCAAGTTGATACAACAGCGTGTACTGCTGGAAGCAAAGCGGCTGCTTCAAACAACAGATCTCTCTATAAAAGAAATTGCATTTGAACTAGGCTTTGTTGATCATGCGTATTTTTCCAATTTCTTTAAAGCCCAGGCTGGCATTACGCCAACGCAATTCAGGGAAGGGTAG